The Hevea brasiliensis isolate MT/VB/25A 57/8 chromosome 1, ASM3005281v1, whole genome shotgun sequence genome has a window encoding:
- the LOC110634132 gene encoding uncharacterized protein LOC110634132, translated as MAVDFEFKEEDMVVDDGVGYPRAYAKLCRDRGAAGIYSRGPPFTFLPCAMQQHEIQRAKELEQMFPITDPKAKPTAKPKIFVGLLWKQLNHLGNAGFDPAVIRVDPYGNVLYFHADRASPLAWDIDHWFPCQRGGLTVPSNLRILQWQVCKRKHNKLEFLVPWWDLQLGISVNQFLSIFASSSSDFRHRAFSFLFSEGENEELNASQTVDSHSFPHHFIESKEQLGLAPAALVISRRETYDTSLALKSLDYNRQIRPHSPAIAARKVKPGDLKENENPDFVTNPYQAIVMARDSLKQREEAHKMQLEIQKLDDEVNEMRRKNDEEKLAIQDLELALIKRRRRAEKCRRLAEAQSSYRTMLEKMIRDAMHQSVIYKEQVRLNQAAANALMARLEAQKAICDASEKDLHKKFKQRDELEKQIRPEWEHARKRSRMDDTLSEDVDHKAIFYLPGTRPTPPLHKELRVFLEEEHKASEAALSANEDGKHEEIEELKIPAKNSNREDPDKHNKSIVALENYEIPIEHKLQALEIGEGKRDKIQFPIIRGEEIEEDEESRRQRGKGNVERWLRMLLQKSEEELEHEDSNGHEKSSTDDIITMLNQIFPQEEAKSSKHPGFDQEILHVPVEKQQQIILEKDKGKKVEEIVEIEANKTLTSAGEANGEGIGNSKSFEGKESEENGKERALVRSESARTLRRIPSSPLLLGMRKGVECMRKKPMVTGDDDCNEDYAARNSFIKSSIKTIKKAVKI; from the exons ATGGCAGTCGATTTTGAATTCAAGGAGGAAGATATGGTGGTTGACGACGGAGTTGGGTACCCAAGAGCCTATGCAAAGCTGTGTAGAGATCGTGGAGCTGCTGGGATTTATAGCCGCGGTCCTCCCTTCACTTTCCTCCCATGTGCAATGCAGCAACAtgag ATTCAGAGAGCAAAGGAATTAGAACAAATGTTCCCAATTACTGACCCAAAAGCAAAGCCAACAGCCAAACCCAAGATTTTTGTTGGTCTCTTGTGGAAGCAACTCAATCACCTCGG GAATGCTGGTTTTGATCCTGCAGTCATTCGAGTAGATCCATATGGCAATGTTTTATATTTCCATGCTGATAGAGCCTCTCCTCTTGCTTGGGACATTGACCACTGGTTTCCTTGCCAAA GGGGAGGATTAACAGTTCCAAGTAATCTGAGGATACTTCAATGGCAAGTGTGCAAGAGAAAGCATAACAAGTTAGAGTTTCTCGTTCCATGGTGGGATCTTCAGCTTGGAATTTCTGTGAACCAGTTTTTATCCATATTTGCTTCTTCCAGTTCGGATTTCAG GCATAGGGCATTTTCATTTCTGTTCTCAGAAggtgaaaatgaagaattaaatgcTTCACAGACTGTGGATTCACATTCTTTTCCCCATCATTTCATTGAATCAAAAGAGCAACTAGGCCTTGCTCCGGCTGCCCTTGTTATATCTCGAAGAGAGACATATGATACTTCATTGGCTTTGAAATCACTGGATTACAATAGGCAGATAAGGCCACATTCTCCTGCAATTG CTGCGAGAAAAGTAAAGCCAGGTGACTTGAAAGAAAATGAGAACCCAGACTTTGTTACAAACCCCTACCAAGCCATTGTCATGGCCAGGGATTCTCTGAAGCAAAGAGAAGAAGCTCACAAGATGCAACTTGAAATACAGAAATTAGATGACGAAGTTAATGAAATGAGGAGAAAGAATGATGAGGAAAAACTTGCTATTCAGGATTTGGAGTTGGCACTGATAAAGCGTAGGAGAAGGGCAGAAAAGTGCAGGCGGCTAGCTGAGGCACAATCTTCGTATAGGACTATGTTAGAGAAGATGATTCGAGATGCTATGCACCA GAGCGTCATTTACAAGGAACAAGTAAGACTGAACCAGGCTGCAGCTAATGCACTAATGGCAAGGCTTGAAGCACAGAAGGCAATTTGTGATGCATCAGAGAAAGATCTCCACAAGAAATTCAAACAGAGAGATGAGCTTGAGAAACAGATAAGGCCTGAATGGGAACATGCAAGGAAGAGATCAAGAATGGATGATACCTTGTCAGAAGATGTAGACCATAAAGCTATTTTTTATTTGCCAGGAACCAGGCCAACACCACCTCTGCACAAGGAACTGAGAGTATTTCTAGAGGAGGAACATAAAGCATCTGAAGCAGCCTTATCTGCAAATGAAGATGGGAAGCATGAagaaattgaagaactgaaaataCCTGCAAAAAATTCAAACAGAGAAGATCCTGATAAGCATAATAAATCCATTGTTGCCTTGGAGAACTATGAAATCCCAATTGAGCATAAGCTTCAGGCACTAGAAATAGGTGAAGGGAAGAGAGACAAAATTCAATTTCCAATTATTAGAGGAGAAGAAATAGAGGAAGATGAAGAGAGCAGAAGGCAGCGAGGGAAAGGAAATGTAGAGAGGTGGTTACGAATGTTGCTACAGAAGTCTGAAGAGGAGTTGGAACATGAGGACTCAAATGGCCATGAAAAATCCAGTACAGATGATATAATTACAATGCTGAATCAAATTTTCCCACAGGAGGAGGCCAAAAGTTCAAAGCATCCAGGATTTGACCAGGAGATTTTACATGTTCCTGTTGAAAAGCAACAACAAATAATTCTAGAGAAGGATAAAGGAAAGAAGGTAGAGGAAATTGTTGAGATAGAAGCAAACAAAACACTGACAAGTGCAGGTGAAGCAAATGGTGAAGGGATTGGAAATAGCAAGAGTTTTGAAGGGAAAGAAAGCGAGGAGAACGGTAAAGAAAGAGCGCTTGTCAGGTCTGAAAGTGCCAGGACCTTGCGGCGTATCCCATCTTCCCCTTTGCTCTTGGGTATGAGAAAGGGAGTGGAGTGCATGAGGAAGAAACCTATGGTAACTGGTGATGATGACTGCAACGAGGATTATGCAGCCAGAAACAGCTTCATCAAGTCATCCATCAAGACTATTAAGAAAGCAGTGAAAATATGA
- the LOC110634159 gene encoding molybdate transporter 2-like has translation MDPSSATPLPRQNPWWRRHVLLKTSLSSELSGAVGDLGTFIPIVLTLTLVSHLDLSTTLIFTSLYNISTGLLFGVPMPVQPMKSIAAVAVSELPHLTTAQIATAGATTAATLLILGATGLMSFFYSFIPLPVVRGVQLSQGLSFAFSAIKYIRYNQDFIASKSTTPRSWLGLDGLILAISAFLFLVLTNGFGGDNHTIDDNDNNSLTRPQRRMSKRLRVLSAIPSALIVFLFGLVLCFFRDPSIINDLKFGPSRIQLLKITWEDWKIGFLRGAIPQIPLSILNSVIAVCKLSTDLFPDHELSATKVSFSVGVMNLVGCWFGAMPVCHGAGGLAGQYRFGARSGASVVFLGIGKLAIGLVFGNSFVKILSQFPIGILGVLLLFSGIELAMASKDMNTKEQSFVMLVCAAVSLTGSSAALGFGCGILLHLLLKLRSMECSCFGFSRCSSKTSADEESALIPSD, from the coding sequence ATGGACCCTTCCTCCGCCACTCCTCTCCCCCGCCAAAATCCGTGGTGGCGCCGCCATGTGCTTCTCAAAACCAGCCTCTCCTCCGAACTCTCTGGAGCAGTGGGTGACCTTGGCACCTTCATCCCTATAGTTCTCACACTCACTCTGGTTTCCCACCTTGACCTTTCCACCACCCTAATCTTCACCTCCCTTTACAACATTTCCACTGGCCTCCTCTTCGGTGTTCCAATGCCCGTCCAGCCCATGAAGTCCATCGCCGCCGTTGCCGTCTCTGAGCTCCCCCATCTCACCACAGCCCAGATCGCCACCGCAGGTGCCACCACCGCCGCCACCCTCCTTATACTCGGTGCCACCGGCCTCATGTCCTTCTTCTACAGCTTCATCCCTCTCCCTGTTGTCCGCGGCGTTCAGCTCTCCCAGGGCCTTTCTTTCGCCTTTTCTGCCATCAAATACATTCGATACAATCAAGATTTTATCGCTTCCAAATCTACCACTCCTCGGTCTTGGCTTGGTCTTGACGGTCTCATTCTTGCTATTTCTGCTTTCCTGTTTCTAGTTCTCACCAACGGCTTCGGTGGTGATAATCACACAATCGACGACAATGATAACAATTCGTTGACCCGCCCTCAGCGACGGATGAGTAAAAGATTGCGGGTTTTGTCCGCAATTCCTTCTGCTCTTATAGTTTTCTTATTTGGGTTGGTATTATGTTTCTTTCGGGATCCTTCCATCATCAATGATCTTAAATTTGGTCCATCAAGAATCCAGCTGCTGAAAATTACATGGGAAGATTGGAAAATCGGTTTCTTGAGAGGGGCAATCCCACAAATCCCACTGTCCATATTGAATTCTGTAATTGCAGTGTGTAAACTATCCACTGATTTGTTCCCAGATCACGAATTGTCCGCGACAAAAGTTTCTTTTAGTGTTGGGGTGATGAATTTGGTTGGTTGCTGGTTTGGGGCCATGCCTGTGTGCCATGGAGCAGGTGGGCTGGCAGGGCAGTACAGGTTTGGTGCCAGGAGTGGTGCGTCAGTGGTTTTTCTGGGGATAGGAAAGCTAGCGATTGGATTGGTGTTTGGAAACTCTTTTGTGAAGATTTTGAGTCAATTCCCAATTGGAATTCTTGGAGTGCTCTTGTTGTTTTCAGGGATTGAGCTGGCTATGGCATCTAAAGATATGAACACAAAAGAACAATCTTTTGTGATGTTGGTTTGTGCTGCTGTTTCGTTAACTGGGTCTAGCGCTGCATTGGGTTTTGGGTGTGGGATTTTGCTTCATCTGCTGCTAAAATTGAGAAGCATGGAGTGTTCTTGTTTTGGGTTTTCCAGGTGCAGCTCTAAAACTTCTGCTGATGAGGAATCTGCTCTCATTCCTTCAGATTAG
- the LOC110634157 gene encoding root phototropism protein 3: protein MKKVTLQDSASSPGKASQFAAECWFDDACILTMDYFVKTLAGIKAKGVRPELIGSIIAHYSSKWLPELSGDNAYCERGSLTNIEESPESVTASWMKKRFFVETLVGVLPPEKDSIPCNFMLRLLRTANMVGVEPTYRAELEKRISWQLDQASLKELMIPSFSHTFGTLLDVELVTRFVKRFVSLDEAAKSGPAALIKVAKLVDSYLAEAAVDANLSLSEFDDLASALPGYARATDDGLYRAIDIYLKAHPGLTKRERKILCRLIDSRKLSPEASIHAAQNERLPVRAVIQVLFAEQTKLSRHVDWSESFNSNRSPNPSVLDHPGRCFSNR from the exons ATGAAAAAGGTAACCCTGCAAGATTCTGCCTCTTCCCCTGGAAAAGCATCGCAATTTGCCGCTGAATGCTGGTTCGACGACGCATGCATACTCACTATGGACTATTTCGTTAAGACCTTAGCCGGCATTAAGGCCAAGGGGGTTCGTCCTGAACTTATTGGCTCAATCATAGCTCACTACTCGTCCAAATGGTTACCTGAGCTATCTGGTGATAATGCTTATTGTGAGAGGGGATCACTAACGAACATCGAAGAATCACCAGAAAGTGTCACAGCTTCGTGGATGAAGAAGAGATTTTTCGTTGAAACTCTAGTGGGTGTTTTGCCTCCAGAGAAAGACTCAATTCCATGCAATTTCATGCTTCGCCTTCTCCGGACGGCAAACATGGTTGGGGTAGAGCCTACATATAGAGCTGAGCTTGAGAAGAGGATTTCGTGGCAGCTCGACCAAGCTTCATTGAAAGAGCTAATGATACCATCTTTTAGCCACACTTTTGGGACGTTACTAGACGTTGAGCTAGTGACTCGGTTTGTGAAGAGATTTGTTAGTTTGGATGAGGCAGCTAAAAGTGGACCTGCTGCTTTAATTAAGGTAGCTAAGCTTGTGGATTCTTACTTAGCAGAAGCAGCTGTGGATGCTAATTTGAGTTTGTCAGAGTTTGATGATCTTGCTTCTGCTCTTCCAGGCTATGCTCGAGCCACTGATGATGGTTTATACAGAGCCATTGATATCTATCTCAAA GCACATCCTGGATTAACAAAGCGAGAAAGGAAGATTCTTTGTAGATTAATCGATAGCAGGAAGCTCTCCCCTGAGGCATCAATCCACGCTGCTCAGAACGAAAGGTTGCCTGTTCGTGCTGTGATCCAAGTTCTCTTCGCTGAGCAAACCAAGCTCAGTCGACACGTAGATTGGAGTGAGTCCTTTAATAGCAACAGGAGCCCGAACCCTTCAGTGTTGGACCATCCTGGAAGATGCTTTTCAAACCGTTAA
- the LOC110634156 gene encoding plastidic ATP/ADP-transporter, whose translation MEAVLQTKGLLSLPPNPKTRASLYPSQGLKQRLFAAKPKTVSGLSLSSNDFPRFPSVGSKPNGFLPKDRNLHICRAEAAAAADGQPLFGEAEKPKLLGIELSTLRKIIPLGLMFFCILFNYTILRDTKDVLVVTAKGSSAEIIPFLKTWVNLPMAIGFMLLYTQLSNVLSKQALFYTVIVPFIAFFGAFGFLLYPLSNHIHPQAFADKLLNILGPRFLGPIAIMRIWTFCLFYVMAELWGSVVISVLFWGFANQITTVDEAKRFYPLFGLGANVALIFSGRTVKYFSNLRKNLGPGVDGWAISLKGMMSIVVLMGLTICFLYWWSNKFVALPTRSKKKKEKPKMGTMESLKFLVSSKYIRDLATLVVAYGISINLVEVTWKSKLKAQFPSPNEYSSFMGDFSTATGIATFTMMLLSQYIFDKYGWGVAAKITPTVLLLTGVGFFSLILFGGPLAPALAQFGMTPLLAAVYVGAMQNIFSKSAKYSLFDPCKEMAYIPLDEETKVKGKAAIDVVCNPLGKSGGALIQQFMILTFGSLANSTPYLGATLLAIVLTWLAAARSLDTQFTALRREEELEKEMERAAVKIPVVSQEESGNGSLTSGSTLNPAAGDSTSSASETIPRKV comes from the exons ATGGAGGCTGTGCTACAGACTAAAGGACTTCTTTCTCTACCACCAAACCCCAAAACCAGAGCTTCTTTGTACCCCTCACAAGGCTTAAAGCAGAGACTTTTTGCTGCTAAACCTAAAACCGTTTCTGGGCTTTCTTTATCTTCAAATGATTTTCCTAGATTTCCCAGCGTTGGGTCGAAACCAAATGGGTTTCTCCCAAAAGATAGAAATTTGCATATTTGCAGGGCAGAGGCGGCGGCTGCGGCTGATGGGCAGCCTTTATTTGGTGAAGCTGAGAAGCCTAAGCTCTTGGGTATTGAGCTCTCAACCCTCAGGAAAATTATCCCACTGGGGTTGATGTTCTTTTGTATTCTTTTTAACTATACAATCCTCAGAGACACAAAGGATGTGTTGGTCGTGACAGCTAAAGGGAGTAGCGCAGAAATTATACCGTTTCTGAAAACTTGGGTGAATCTGCCAATGGCTATTGGGTTTATGTTGTTGTACACTCAATTGTCTAACGTTTTGTCTAAGCAGGCTCTCTTTTACACCGTAATTGTTCCATTTATTGCCTTCTTTGGTGCGTTTGGGTTTCTTTTGTATCCTCTTAGCAATCACATCCACCCTCAAGCATTTGCTGATAAGCTTCTCAATATACTTGGCCCAAGGTTTCTTGGTCCTATTGCAATTATGAGGATTTGGACTTTCTGTTTGTTCTATGTTATGGCTGAATTGTGGGGGAGTGTGGTGATTTCAGTGCTTTTCTGGGGATTTGCCAATCAG ATCACTACTGTAGATGAAGCAAAAAGATTCTACCCTTTGTTTGGACTTGGGGCAAACGTTGCCCTAATTTTCTCTGGCCGAACAGTGAAGTATTTCTCTAATTTGAGAAAAAATTTGGGTCCTGGAGTTGATGGCTGGGCCATCTCCCTCAAAGGAATGATGAGCATTGTGGTGTTGATGGGGCTTACTATCTGTTTCCTTTACTGGTGGTCGAATAAGTTTGTTGCTCTCCCAACCCGTAGCAAGAAGAAGAAG GAAAAGCCAAAGATGGGTACAATGGAGAGCTTGAAATTCCTGGTATCTTCAAAATACATTAGAGATCTTGCCACTTTGGTGGTTGCATATGGTATTAGCATCAACCTGGTTGAGGTTACCTGGAAATCTAAGCTCAAAGCACAG TTCCCCAGTCCAAATGAGTATTCTTCCTTTATGGGTGACTTTTCAACTGCAACTGGAATAGCAACATTCACAATGATGCTTCTTAGCCAATATATATTTGACAAATATGGATGGGGAGTTGCAGCCAAAATCACACCCACAGTCCTGCTTCTGACAGGAGTGGGTTTCTTCTCACTGATTTTATTTGGAGGTCCTCTTGCACCTGCTCTTGCACAGTTTGGGATGACTCCTCTTCTTGCTGCTGTTTATGTGGGTGCCATGCAAAACATTTTCAGCAAGAGTGCCAAGTACAGCTTATTTGACCCTTGTAAAGAAATGGCCTATATTCCCTTGGATGAGGAGACCAAG GTTAAAGGGAAGGCAGCTATTGATGTCGTTTGCAATCCATTGGGCAAGTCTGGAGGAGCTCTTATTCAACAATTTATGATCTTAACCTTTGGGTCACTTGCAAATTCAACTCCTTACCTTGGTGCAACCCTTCTGGCAATTGTGCTTACATGGTTAGCTGCGGCCAGGTCTCTGGATACTCAGTTTACTGCTCTGCGTAGGGAAGAAGAGCTTGAGAAAGAGATGGAAAGAGCAGCCGTTAAGATCCCAGTTGTGTCTCAAGAAGAAAGCGGAAATGGTTCTCTTACCAGTGGTTCCACGCTCAATCCAGCAGCAGGCGATTCAACCAGCAGTGCATCTGAAACAATCCCCCGCAAGGTCTAA
- the LOC110634153 gene encoding pentatricopeptide repeat-containing protein At1g15510, chloroplastic: MALSSKTPQVPLEPDRQNLSSHKPRNRNLNKTLTLSSKPQKSHLLSTLRPLQSSLTTITSITAQNPSSSRLFQLCLNGNLEQALKHLKSMQELKISVEEESFVALTRLCENKRAYKEGDYVYKAVLNSLVAPLGVRLGNALLSMFVRFGDLGNAWNVFGRMSERDLFSWNVLVGGYAKAGFFDEAFCLYHRMLWDCIRPDMYTFPCVLRSCGGAHDFVRGREIHGHVIRFGFETDVSAVNALITMYVKCGHVGSARLLFDKMPHRDIISWNAMISGYFENGECIEGLNLFFSMLELSIDPDLMTMTSVISACELLGEDKLGRQIHGYAMKTENGNDVSVCASLIQMYSSLGYWKEAEKVFSGMESGDVVSWTAMISGYEDNLLHEKALETYKTMELEGIMPDEITIACVLSACACLGQLDMGVKLHEIADRTGLISYVIVANSLIDMYSKCKCIDKALEVFHGIPDKNVISWTSIIVGLRINNRSFEALTFFQQMKIKLRPNSVTLISVLSACARIGALMCGKEIHAYALKTGVASEGFLPNAILDMYVRCGRMVSALNQFKLQNKDVGTWNILLSGYAQRGQGAMAVEYFNKMIKSKINPDDITFISLLCACSRSGLVKEGLDYFNNMKLHRVNPNLKHYACVVDLLGRAGQLKEAHEFIEKMPIKPDPAVWGALLNACRIHQQVQLGELAAQHIFKEDTGSFGYYILLCNLYADSGKWDEVAKVRRIMKEEGLIVDPGCSWVEVKGKVHAFLSDDNFHAQIKDINVVLDGFYKKMETAGFNDHSSVDEFETSRNDIFCGHSERLAIAFGLINTAPGTPILVTKNLHMCQSCHRSIEFISKLVRREISVRDTEQFHHFRDGICSCGGESC; encoded by the coding sequence ATGGCTCTCTCTTCTAAAACTCCACAAGTCCCTCTCGAACCAGACCGCCAAAACCTTAGTTCCCACAAGCCTCGAAACCGCAACCTCAACAAGACCCTAACTTTATCTTCCAAACCCCAGAAATCCCATCTTCTCTCTACGCTAAGACCACTCCAAAGCTCACTCACTACTATCACTTCAATCACCGCGCAAAACCCATCGAGCTCACGCTTATTTCAGCTATGCCTCAATGGGAACCTGGAGCAAGCTCTAAAACACCTTAAATCTATGCAAGAATTGAAAATTTCAGTAGAAGAGGAAAGTTTTGTTGCTTTGACGAGGTTATGTGAGAACAAGAGAGCGTATAAAGAGGGTGATTATGTTTATAAAGCTGTGCTAAATTCATTGGTTGCCCCATTGGGCGTTAGGCTTGGAAATGCACTGTTGAGTATGTTTGTGAGGTTTGGTGATTTGGGTAACGCGTGGAACGTGTTTGGGAGAATGAGTGAGAGAGATTTGTTTTCATGGAATGTTTTGGTTGGTGGGTATGCAAAAGCAGGGTTTTTTGATGAGGCTTTTTGTTTGTATCATAGGATGTTGTGGGATTGTATAAGGCCTGATATGTATACTTTTCCTTGTGTTTTGAGGAGCTGTGGCGGGGCACATGATTTCGTAAGAGGAAGGGAAATTCATGGTCATGTGATTAGATTTGGGTTTGAGACGGATGTTAGTGCGGTTAATGCTTTAATCACAATGTATGTAAAATGTGGCCATGTTGGCTCAGCACGCTTGTTGTTTGATAAAATGCCCCACAGAGATATAATTTCTTGGAATGCAATGATTTCGGGGTATTTTGAGAATGGGGAGTGTATAGAAGGGTTAAATTTGTTTTTCTCGATGCTTGAGCTTTCAATTGATCCGGATTTGATGACCATGACTAGTGTGATCTCTGCATGTGAGCTTCTTGGTGAAGATAAATTGGGGAGACAAATTCATGGGTATGCGATGAAAACAGAGAATGGAAATGATGTTTCAGTGTGTGCTTCGTTGATCCAAATGTATTCAAGTCTTGGGTATTGGAAGGAAGCAGAAAAAGTGTTTTCGGGAATGGAATCTGGAGATGTTGTATCATGGACTGCAATGATTTCAGGCTATGAGGACAATTTGCTGCATGAGAAGGCATTGGAAACTTACAAAACCATGGAATTAGAGGGTATCATGCCTGATGAGATCACAATAGCCTGTGTTCTATCTGCTTGTGCTTGTTTAGGGCAATTAGATATGGGTGTGAAGCTTCATGAGATTGCTGACAGGACCGGACTAATATCATATGTTATTGTTGCAAACTCGCTCATTGATATGTATTCAAAGTGCAAATGCATTGATAAAGCTTTGGAAGTCTTCCATGGCATCCCAGACAAGAATGTGATATCCTGGACTTCGATCATTGTTGGGCTTCGAATAAACAATCGGAGCTTTGAGGCTTTGACATTCTTTCAGCAAATGAAAATCAAGTTGAGGCCAAATTCTGTTACTTTGATATCTGTGCTTTCTGCATGTGCTAGAATTGGAGCCTTGATGTGTGGGAAAGAGATTCATGCCTATGCATTGAAGACTGGAGTTGCATCTGAAGGATTTCTGCCGAATGCAATTTTGGACATGTATGTGAGGTGTGGAAGGATGGTATCTGCATTAAATCAATTTAAGTTGCAAAACAAGGATGTTGGGACTTGGAATATTTTGCTGAGTGGGTATGCTCAGCGGGGGCAAGGGGCAATGGCTGTCGAGTATTTCAATAAAATGATAAAGTCTAAAATCAATCCTGATGACATCACATTTATTTCTCTATTATGTGCTTGTAGTAGATCAGGATTGGTAAAAGAAGGTTTGGACTATTTTAACAATATGAAACTGCACCGTGTCAACCCAAATTTGAAACATTATGCCTGTGTGGTTGATTTACTTGGCCGTGCAGGACAGTTGAAGGAAGCTCATGAGTTTATAGAGAAAATGCCTATTAAGCCAGATCCAGCCGTGTGGGGAGCATTGTTGAATGCATGCAGGATCCACCAGCAGGTTCAGCTTGGAGAACTTGCAGCGCAGCATATTTTCAAGGAGGATACAGGAAGTTTTGGGTATTACATTCTCTTGTGTAATCTCTATGCTGACAGTGGTAAATGGGATGAAGTTGCAAAAGTAAGGAGGATAATGAAAGAGGAAGGGCTAATTGTTGATCCCGGGTGTAGTTGGGTGGAAGTAAAGGGAAAAGTTCATGCTTTCCTTAGTGATGACAATTTCCATGCTCAAATAAAGGATATAAATGTGGTTTTGGACGGATTTTACAAGAAAATGGAGACAGCTGGTTTTAACGATCACAGTTCTGTGGATGAATTTGAAACTTCAAGAAACGACATCTTTTGTGGGCACAGTGAGAGACTGGCCATTGCATTTGGCCTAATTAATACTGCTCCTGGGACTCCTATATTGGTTACAAAGAATCTCCATATGTGCCAAAGCTGTCACAGAAGCATTGAATTCATTTCTAAGTTAGTTCGCAGAGAGATCTCAGTGAGGGATACAGAGCAGTTCCATCATTTCAGAGATGGTATTTGTTCTTGCGGTGGGGAAAGTTGCTGA